A single Calderihabitans maritimus DNA region contains:
- a CDS encoding TerC family protein gives MDGTLLLEYAWTLIVIVGLEGILAADNALVLAIMVKHLPEKARKKALLYGLGGAFLFRFASLFIISFLVGVWQVQAIGAAYLLFISINHIVKEFFINGKEHEARRIKTKKGEGFWTTVIKVELADIAFAVDSILAAVALALTLPDTNLPPIGSLDGAKFLVIIFGGLIGVVIMRFAANWLVNILNRKPGLETAAFILVGWVGIKLAIHALAHHQVAIIPEEFPESPEWKIIFWSVMIAVAAGGWFLSKDKGEEDKEVAESP, from the coding sequence ATGGATGGGACACTGTTGCTTGAATACGCATGGACTTTAATTGTTATAGTTGGTCTGGAGGGAATTTTGGCGGCTGACAATGCCCTGGTCCTGGCGATAATGGTTAAACACCTGCCCGAAAAAGCAAGAAAAAAAGCACTTTTATACGGTTTAGGAGGCGCATTTCTATTTAGATTCGCCTCATTATTCATTATTTCTTTTTTAGTAGGGGTTTGGCAGGTACAAGCTATAGGAGCTGCTTATTTACTCTTTATAAGCATCAATCATATTGTTAAAGAGTTTTTCATCAATGGTAAAGAACACGAGGCAAGAAGAATAAAAACTAAGAAAGGCGAGGGCTTCTGGACAACTGTCATTAAGGTAGAGCTGGCCGATATCGCCTTTGCTGTAGATTCTATATTAGCAGCTGTGGCCCTTGCGCTTACTCTTCCCGATACCAATCTGCCCCCGATAGGAAGTTTAGATGGCGCAAAATTTCTGGTGATTATTTTCGGGGGATTGATAGGAGTTGTTATCATGCGATTTGCTGCTAATTGGCTGGTAAATATTCTTAACCGCAAACCAGGACTGGAAACTGCCGCCTTTATCTTAGTAGGTTGGGTAGGAATAAAACTGGCAATTCATGCCCTTGCCCACCACCAAGTGGCAATAATACCGGAAGAGTTTCCCGAATCACCTGAATGGAAAATTATATTCTGGAGCGTTATGATTGCCGTAGCTGCTGGAGGCTGGTTCCTATCGAAAGATAAAGGAGAAGAGGATAAAGAAGTGGCGGAATCTCCTTAA
- a CDS encoding ABC transporter permease → MVKISPPVGLGAVFKKELSDHLTGKRFIIFFTLILITSLASIYVAGMTIRETAAAAKNEFVFLLLFTSGESSLPSFLAFLGFLAPLAGLALGFDSINGEYNRGTLIRLLAQPIHRDSVINGKFLAGVAVISIMLVALVLLVAGMGILLLGVFPTGEEMARMLVFIILSIIYVSFWMGLSILFSILFRQTTTSALAGMAAWLFFTIFVSIIAGVVADALLPLPQEATAAEIMRHQTLEQYLQRLSPTTLYYEATTVVLTPQARTLGPVYITQLEGAIPSSLPLEISVSLIWPHIVGLVALTFVCFAFSYAIFMRQEIRAV, encoded by the coding sequence ATGGTAAAAATTTCTCCACCGGTTGGCCTGGGAGCGGTGTTTAAGAAGGAACTTTCAGACCATCTTACCGGGAAAAGATTTATCATCTTTTTCACCCTCATTTTGATAACTAGCCTAGCTTCCATCTATGTGGCAGGAATGACCATCCGAGAGACGGCTGCAGCTGCAAAAAACGAATTTGTTTTTCTGCTTCTTTTCACTTCGGGCGAATCATCCCTTCCTTCTTTTCTTGCGTTTTTAGGTTTTCTTGCTCCCCTGGCAGGTTTGGCACTCGGGTTTGATTCCATAAACGGAGAATATAACCGGGGAACCTTAATCAGGCTTCTCGCCCAGCCAATTCACAGGGATTCGGTAATCAACGGCAAATTTTTGGCCGGAGTTGCAGTTATTTCTATTATGCTGGTGGCCCTGGTGCTGCTGGTGGCGGGGATGGGTATTCTCCTTCTAGGAGTTTTTCCCACGGGGGAAGAAATGGCGAGAATGTTGGTATTTATTATTTTGAGTATTATTTATGTTTCTTTTTGGATGGGGCTTTCGATCCTATTTTCAATTTTGTTTCGGCAGACAACAACCTCTGCCCTAGCCGGTATGGCGGCTTGGTTGTTTTTTACAATATTTGTAAGCATTATTGCCGGTGTAGTGGCGGATGCTTTGCTTCCCCTTCCGCAGGAGGCAACAGCAGCTGAAATCATGCGCCATCAGACCCTTGAACAGTACCTGCAGCGCCTTTCTCCCACCACGCTTTATTATGAGGCTACCACTGTCGTCCTTACGCCGCAGGCCAGAACCCTAGGTCCGGTTTATATTACTCAGCTGGAGGGAGCGATACCTTCCAGCCTTCCGCTGGAAATTAGCGTATCCCTCATTTGGCCGCATATTGTCGGGCTAGTTGCCCTGACCTTTGTCTGTTTCGCTTTTTCCTATGCAATTTTTATGCGGCAGGAAATTCGGGCCGTATAA
- a CDS encoding ABC transporter ATP-binding protein, with protein sequence MAEAIIKTENLTKKYGDFCAVDNLSLTVYKGEVFGLLGPNGAGKTTTILMLLGLTEPTSGSAMVAGYDPVRNPLEIKRKVGFLPDRVGFYEDLTGRENLLYIAELNGLRGKTAERKAAEVLEQVGLSHAAHKKTYTYSRGMRQRLGLAEVLLKDPEIIIMDEPTLGIDPEGAREMLNMISFLARERGKTIMLSSHLLYQVQKVCDRVGIFVKGKMIAQGPLEDLYRQLTGDKFVIELQVGNGNDQLEGILKNIEGVTSVEKERGLYLIHCERDLRQRITEEIFKKGYHLLHLHLQGYSLDDIYRRYFQSQEVVERW encoded by the coding sequence ATGGCCGAAGCTATAATTAAAACCGAAAATCTCACCAAAAAGTACGGTGACTTTTGCGCAGTTGACAATCTGAGTTTAACCGTGTATAAGGGAGAAGTATTTGGATTGTTAGGGCCTAACGGAGCGGGGAAAACCACTACTATCCTAATGCTGTTGGGCCTTACTGAACCTACTTCCGGGAGCGCCATGGTAGCTGGCTATGATCCCGTAAGGAATCCCCTGGAAATAAAGAGAAAGGTGGGTTTTCTTCCCGACCGGGTGGGGTTTTATGAAGACCTCACCGGGAGGGAAAACCTGCTTTATATAGCGGAATTAAACGGCCTCAGGGGAAAGACTGCGGAGAGAAAAGCAGCCGAGGTTTTGGAGCAAGTTGGTCTATCCCATGCAGCACACAAGAAAACTTATACCTATTCCCGCGGTATGAGGCAGCGGCTAGGTTTGGCAGAAGTGCTTTTAAAGGACCCGGAAATTATTATCATGGACGAACCTACCCTGGGTATAGACCCCGAGGGGGCGCGGGAAATGCTTAATATGATTAGTTTCCTTGCCCGAGAGCGGGGAAAAACTATAATGCTTTCTTCCCATCTTCTGTACCAGGTACAGAAGGTTTGTGACCGGGTGGGGATTTTTGTGAAGGGGAAAATGATTGCCCAGGGGCCTCTGGAAGACCTCTACCGTCAGCTGACAGGAGATAAGTTCGTTATTGAGCTACAGGTGGGAAATGGTAATGACCAGCTGGAAGGGATTTTGAAAAATATTGAGGGGGTAACTTCCGTTGAGAAGGAAAGGGGTCTTTATTTGATACATTGCGAGAGGGATTTGCGGCAGAGGATCACGGAAGAAATCTTTAAAAAGGGTTACCATCTTCTTCACCTGCATCTGCAGGGGTACAGCCTTGACGATATATACCGGAGATATTTCCAAAGCCAGGAGGTGGTGGAGCGATGGTAA
- a CDS encoding NEW3 domain-containing protein — MRNYSFTLLAVCFIISFVFILASPAFAQGIFLSTDYPGIVVKPGEKVEIPLEITNHTSAARTVNLEIVEGPKGWETNLKRFNREVFKALVMPGQKTELDFEVDVPDDVEKGIYKFVLRASSRSIASNLTIEIKVDPEGAAGTSIVTDYPVLRGPSDARFQFSVDLVNESSYEQMYSLSAVAPPGWEVYFTPAYEDERIASITLDKGATKGLEVNVKPPRFVKEGEYPIKVKALGSRSSAEADLKVIITGDYELNLTTETGRLNMTAVAGRENILKLRVENLGTKEINDITFDASEPQNWRVKFEPERIKSLAAGEAATITATVIPASRAIAGDYAFTISASADGAYDDFELRVTVKTSTMWGIIGVLIIAGVVAGVYWLFQKYGRR, encoded by the coding sequence ATGCGGAATTATAGCTTTACTCTTCTGGCCGTCTGCTTCATTATTTCCTTTGTGTTTATTCTTGCCTCTCCTGCTTTTGCCCAGGGAATATTTCTTTCCACCGATTATCCCGGAATAGTGGTGAAACCAGGTGAAAAGGTAGAAATTCCGCTGGAGATTACAAACCATACTTCGGCGGCACGCACTGTTAACCTGGAGATAGTTGAGGGACCGAAGGGCTGGGAGACCAATTTGAAACGCTTCAACCGGGAGGTTTTTAAGGCCCTGGTAATGCCGGGCCAAAAGACCGAACTGGACTTTGAAGTAGATGTTCCTGATGATGTAGAGAAGGGCATATACAAATTTGTTTTGCGGGCAAGTTCAAGAAGTATAGCTTCTAATTTGACCATTGAGATTAAGGTTGACCCTGAAGGGGCGGCGGGCACATCGATTGTTACCGATTATCCAGTACTGAGGGGGCCGAGTGATGCGCGTTTTCAATTTAGTGTGGACCTTGTAAATGAAAGTTCCTATGAGCAGATGTACAGCCTTTCGGCTGTAGCGCCTCCGGGTTGGGAAGTATATTTTACCCCGGCCTACGAGGATGAACGGATCGCATCAATTACTCTTGATAAAGGTGCCACCAAGGGACTGGAGGTGAACGTTAAGCCCCCGCGCTTTGTAAAAGAAGGGGAATATCCGATTAAAGTCAAAGCCCTGGGCAGCCGTTCCAGTGCGGAAGCTGACTTGAAGGTCATTATAACGGGAGATTACGAATTGAACCTGACCACTGAGACCGGGCGTCTAAATATGACGGCGGTTGCCGGCAGGGAAAACATACTCAAACTCCGGGTGGAAAACTTGGGGACAAAGGAAATTAATGATATTACTTTTGATGCTTCAGAACCCCAAAACTGGAGGGTTAAATTTGAACCTGAAAGAATCAAGTCCTTAGCTGCAGGGGAAGCAGCTACGATAACCGCAACTGTTATTCCTGCCTCCCGGGCCATTGCCGGAGACTATGCTTTTACTATAAGTGCCTCCGCAGACGGTGCCTATGACGACTTTGAACTGCGGGTTACGGTTAAGACCTCAACCATGTGGGGGATTATTGGCGTTCTTATTATTGCCGGGGTTGTAGCCGGCGTTTACTGGCTGTTTCAAAAATATGGACGGAGGTAG